Genomic DNA from Methanosarcina sp. MTP4:
TTTTCGATGATCCTATCACAATCGAATTCGATGGTTTCTGCCAGAGCCTCGGCGTTCCTTCCAAAGACTATGGAGTACAGTTTAGCCTCGGAAAGGGCACTCATTGTAGCGGCATAGGTCATTCCGGCATCATTATGCATAAAGGCAAAGCAGATGTCGAAATCCGCTCTTTTCTCAATAACGTCCTTCAGGGTTTTATCGAGATTCACCAGATTTTTTACATAATAGCTGTCGGAATCAGAGACTCTCAAAAGCTTAGTTGCTGCACCTGTCCCGGCAACGGTTACATCGAATCCTGAGTTAGTCAGCTTATGGGAAAGATACAGAGCAATGCTGGTTTGAATTGGGACCTCAGGGCATCCCATCATGAGGAGCACTTTTACGCCGGTCATAAATTTCATCTCTGATGTATTTTTATCATTAAGAATGGTATCTGTAAGAATGCTATCTGTAAGAATGCTATCTGTAAGAATGCTATCTGTAAGAATGGAATATAGATGAGCCTGAATCTCAACCTTTGCAATTAAGATTTAGACGGAAATCCTTGAAACGAGAAAACGTTTTAATTCAACCATTTTCCCGTATATTCGTGTTTCGATCCTTCTAAGTTCTGATTATAACAATTCTCATGTGTTAACAATTTATATGTTTGTTGATATCAGTCCAAAAACGGTTCAATATCCCAGGTTAAAATATCGTGAGAAGGAAGTTCTGAGAAGCACTAAGGGTTAGAAAGTTCCGTAATAAAGTCAAAGAAGCAAAACTTGGAACCATCTTTTTACTCTTTTTAGAATGAGCTATCTCTATATAGTATCCCCCCTTAATTTAAATTTGTAGATATAATAAAGGTCATTTGAGGCAGTGGCAGCCATCAAAATCTTTCTGGCTGATCTAAAAGAAAAAAATCATAAAAGGTACAAAAATGGTATGTTTAAGCGATCTGGACTTTGAACTTCTCCTGAAGAATGCCACACTCAAGGAGTGTGAAAAAACCGTAAAGGATAATTCTGAAGAAGTTTACCTTGTACCCGGCGGATACAAGGTAAAAGACCTCCCTCTCATGGGAGAGGTAGCCCCTGTGGGGTTTTCAGGAGACGACATAATATTTCAGTATATAAAACCCTGCTTCGGCTTGTTTGTCCTGAGGCTTAGAAACGAAGCAAAAGAGATCAAAAAGCTGAAAGCCCAGTACAGCAAAGACAAAGACGTCAAAAAAATAAAATGAGGAAGATGAAGGCCGATAAAAAAAAGAATTAAGACTTTAACTTTTCTTCATAATCTGACTTTTCCTTCAAATCTTAATTTTCCGAACCTGACTTTTCCTTCAAATCTTAACTTTCCTGACCTGAACTTTCCTGACCTGAACTTGTTCAGACCTTAACTTTACAGGCCCCGCAGATCCTGCATTTGAAGAACTCTTCTGCAGGCAGTTCATGCACGGTGGTTGCCACTATCAGTCCCTTTCCGATTTCCTTTGCAACCATAATGGCTCTTCCCTTATCATCTTCCAGCACCACGTAGGCATCGGTTTCTGCGAAATAACCGTCGCATCCAACGGGAGGGTGGACGCCTTCCACAAGCTTCTGGGCATCGTGCTCGCCTACTGGCCGGGGAGTACAGGGGTTTTCTTCCATTACGTACTTCAGGGTGAAGGGAAGCCATTCATATTCATATTCCGGAACAAGAGGGCTGAAGATCAGGAGGGTCCCACCCTTTTCCACAAACCTTTCAAGGCGAGTTCCACTGCTTTCGATCC
This window encodes:
- a CDS encoding DUF1890 domain-containing protein, giving the protein MTGVKVLLMMGCPEVPIQTSIALYLSHKLTNSGFDVTVAGTGAATKLLRVSDSDSYYVKNLVNLDKTLKDVIEKRADFDICFAFMHNDAGMTYAATMSALSEAKLYSIVFGRNAEALAETIEFDCDRIIEKAAHNPVQLKKKLDKVLEEISK
- a CDS encoding DUF1894 domain-containing protein, producing the protein MVCLSDLDFELLLKNATLKECEKTVKDNSEEVYLVPGGYKVKDLPLMGEVAPVGFSGDDIIFQYIKPCFGLFVLRLRNEAKEIKKLKAQYSKDKDVKKIK